A segment of the Catenuloplanes nepalensis genome:
CGCCTCTTCGGCGCGCTCCCGGACACCGACCGCGCCGCCCTCGACCGAATCCTGCGCGCCCTGCTCTGAACAGCCTGTTGAGCATTTGCTCAAAATCTCGTACCCTCCGTTGAGCAACCGCTCAAACGGGGAGGTGGACGTGCGTTCGATCTACGTAGAGGCCATGATCGCGGCACCGCTGGAGGAGGTCTGGGCGGCGACCCAGGATCCGGTGCGGCACTGCCGGTGGGATGCGCGCTTCGGCCGCATCGACCCGATCCCGGGCACCGCGCCGGCCGAGTTCCGGTACGCGACCGCGGTGCTCCCGGGCGTCGAGGTCGGCGGCTACGGCGTGCACGCCGGGCAGCGCGACCGGCCGGACGGCACCCGCACGTCCGCGCTCCGCTTCGGCTCCGCCGACTGGCGCTCGCCGATCGCGGACGGGCGCGGCTACTGGCGGTACGTGCCGGTCGAGGGTGGCGTGCGGTTTCTGACCGGATACACGTACACGCCGCGCTGGGGTCCGCTGGGTTTGATCTTCGATCTGGCCTTCCGGCCGGTCTTCGGCTGGGCCACCGCCTGGTCGTTCGACCGGCTGCGACTGTGGCTCGAGCGCGGCGTCCCGCCCGAGCGCGCGCTGCGCAACGCCTGGCTGGAGGTCATCGTGCGGACCGCGGTCGTGGCCCTCGCCGCCGTCCTCGGTGCCCACCCCGTGATCATCGCGCTGACCGCGCTCGCCGTGATCCTGCTGCCGCCCGGCCGTGACACCCCGGCCGCCCGCCGCACCCTTCGCCGCCCGTCCGACCGTCGCGCCGCCACGGCGCCCGCCCTCCTGGAGACACTGTGACCGCCATCTTCGAACGCGCGCTCGGCGCCGACTTCGCCCGCCTGCACCCGCGCATGCGCGAGCGCTTCGGCGCGGCCCGTGGCTGCGTCGGCACCGGCGTGATGGACCGCATCTGGCGCGGCCCCGCGTTCGTCACACCCTTCCTGCACCTGGGTACGGCCCGGCACGTGCTCTTCCCGGAGACCGGCACCGAGATCCCGTTCACCGTCGAGAACTACGTGTACACCGACTCGTTCGGCCGGCCCACGCTCACGTTCGTGCGCACGTTCGAGGTCGCGGCCGCCCGCCGGCGCCGCTTCGACGCCACCATGGTCTTCAGCGAGAAGCGGCAGGTGCTCGTCGACTACCTCGGCACGCACCAGCACATCGCGGTCGACCTGCACCTCACCGTGGACGAGTCCGGCGGCCTGCACGTCCGCAGCGGCCTGCAGCGTTTCCGCGGCGGCGTCCGCTGCCCGCGCCTGATCAGCGGCGAGGCCAGACTGCACGAGTGGTACGACGAGGACGCCGGCCGCTTCCGGATCGAGGTCAACGTGGAGAACCGCCGGTTCGGCCCGATCTTCGGCTACTCCGGCAGCTTCACCACGCGGTACGTCGACGACGACGCGCCGGTCCCGGCCGCGGTCCGCCCGCTGCGGGAGAACCCGCGCGAGTGAGCGGTCAGGGCTTGCGCGCGACCGCGCCGTACATCGCGATGTCCCGGTCCTGGATGTTCCGGTCGCCGGAGCCGTCCGGCCGCCACCTGTGCACCTGGACCAGGCCCGGCTCGCACAGTTCGAGGCCGTCGAAGAAGCGCAGCGCGGCCGGCCGGTCGCGGAAGATCAGTTTCTCGCCGAGCCGGTTGTACTCCCGCTGGACCTCGGCCAGCGGCACCGGGTCGAACTCGTCGGTCGCGATCGACATCGCCAGGTAGCTGCCGGACGGCAGCACGTCCAGCACCTGCCGGACCACCCGCAGCGCCTCCGCGTCGTCCTCGATGAAGTGCACGATCGCGATCAGCAGCAGCCCGACCGGCTGGTCCAGGTCCAGCGTGGCCCGGAACTCCGGCGCGTCCAGGATCGAGCGGGGATCGCGCATGTCCGCATCGATGTAGGCCGTGCGGCCCTCCAGCGTCAGCGACCGCGCGTGCGCCAGCACCAGCGGATCGTTGTCCGTGTAGACCACCTGCGCGGTCGGGTCGATCTCCTGCACGATCTCGTGCAGGTTCGGCGACGTCGGCAGCCCCGTGCCGATGTCCAGGAACTGCCGGATCCCGCACTCCGCCGCCAGGTAGCGGGCCACCCGGTGCATGAAGTCCCGGTTGGCCCGCATGTGCGGCCTCAGCGCGGGCCAGATGCGCAGCGAGTTCTCCCCGGCCTCCCGGTCGACCGGGAAGTTGTCCTCGCCGCCCAGGATGTAGTCGTAGATCCGCGCCCCGTGCGCCCGATCCGTTCGCAGATCCTCACCACGACGCTCCATCGAGAGCCTCCCTGAGCCGACGTCCCCGCGACCCTACACCGCATCGGCTCTAATGTGGACGGCCGATCGGCCCGGCCGGCTCCGGGAGCAGGTATTCGCCGCCGCAGGACTCGGCCAGGGACGGGCCGAACAGGGCCGCCGGGGTGCGCGCGCCCGGGCGTCCCTCGCCGGCCGGCAGGCGGCGCGCGATCTCGGCCGGCATCGCGCCGGTGTAGCCCTGCGCCTCGCCCACCCGCAGCCAGCCCTCGCGCACCGTCCCGTCCGCCCAGCGGATCCGTGCGTGGCCCCACGAGTGCGCGCGCGGCTGCGGCTGCGCCGGGAAGCGGACGCGCGCCAGCCGCCGGACCGCGAACCGGCGCAGCGCGGGCCACTCCAGCAGCATCGAAGCGGCCGGTAGCACGTGCCGCAGCGCGGCCATCTCGCTGGAGGACGCGGTCACGTCCGGCGCGCCGCTGGCCCGTTGCGCCGCGATCAGCTCGCCGAGCGGCACGGACACGGTCGTCACCGGCGTGCCGTCCGGGAGCGTGAGGCGGGTGGCGTCGCCGCCGAGCCGGGCCGGTGCCAGCCGCCCGTCCCGGAACCGGCGCCCCTGGAACCGGCGGCCGCCACCGTCACCTGTCCGCCACCGTCACCTGTCCGCTGCCGGAGAGTGACCGGTCAGGGCCGGTCGAGCGTCGGCGGCGGTCGGGCGGTCAGCGGCGGTCGGGCGGTCGGCGGCGGTCGGGCGGTCAGCGGAGGTCGAGCGTCAGGCCGGCGGCGGCCAGGTCGACGGGGCCGGTGAACTCGGTGGAGGCGGCGGCGAGAGCCGCGGTGGGGCTGGTGCCGGGCATCAGGTGGGTGAGGAGCAGGCGGGCGACGCCGGCCCGGGCGGCCTGGCGGGCCGCGGTTCGGGCGCTCGACAGGTGGTGGCGCGAGTCCTCGGGCACGTCGTCCACATAGGAGGCCTCGGCGAGCAGCACGTCCGCGTCGCGGGCGAGCGCGGCGATCTCCTCGGACGGGCCGGAGTCGCCGGTGTAGGCGAGCGTGCGGCCGGCGGCGGAGAGGCGCACACCGGCGTTCGGCACCCAGTGCGGCAGCAGCCGCGTCTCGGCGCGGAACGGGCCGATCTCGAAGCATGCGCCGGGCTCCAGCTCGTGCAGCACGTAGGCGTCGTCCAGCATGCCCGGGCGGTCCAGCGCCAGGACCGCGTCCAGCGCGCCGGGCGGGGCGAAGACCGGCAGCGGCGCCGGATCGTGGCCGCCGAGCGCGCGGGCGCGCAGCAGCGGGTTCAGGTCGGCGCAGTGGTCCGGGTGGCCGTGGCTGATGAAGGCGGCGTCGACCTCCTCGGCGGAGATCCGCTCCAGCAGCCGCGGCAGCGTGGCGTAACCGGCGTCGAGCAGCAGCCGGAACCCGTCCTGCTCGACGAGGAAACCGCTGCACGCGTCACCCGCGCGCGGCCACGCCCCGCACGCACCGAGCACGCTGAGTCGCATGCCGGAGAAGGCTACGCCGCCGGAAGGTGGTCGCAGTACGGGGAGCAGCGGCGGCCGAGCCCGTGGTCGAGGTCGCGCAGCACCGCGCCGAGGCGCTCGGACTCGTCGCGGGTCGGGCGGGGGATGAGCGCCCCGGCCGCGATGTGCTCGCCCGAGGAGTACAGCGAGGTCCACAGGGTCTCGGCGGTCGCGCGGTCCAGCCGCAGCACGATCTCGTCGGATGACATGCCGGACACCATAGTCACTGCCCGATGCGGCCGTCGATGCGCTCGCGCAGCAGGTCGGCGTGGCCGGCGTGCCGGGCGTACTCGTAGATCATGCCGATCAGCACGTCCCGCAGGGACAGTGACCCGCCGCCGCTGCCGTGCCGGTTGTCCGGGTCGTCGGCGGTGACGTCCAGGCTCGGCGCCCGCGCCACGAACTCCTCCGCGAACGCGACCTCCGCCCGCCAGGCCGCCCACGCCTCCGCGACCACGGCCGGGTCCGCCACCGCGCCGTCGAAGTCGCCGTCCCGGTCGTCGTCCGTGCCGAACAGCCGCGGCGCGTCCTCGCCCGCCAGCAGCACCCGGAACGTGGCCCGCTCGACATCCGCGAGGTGCCGGATCAGCCCGAGCAGCGACATCGTCGACGGCTCCACGCTGCGCCGCGCCATCGCGGCCGCGTCCAGCCCGGCGCACTTCATCTCCACGGTCAGCCGGGCCACGCGCAGCGACTCCGCCAGCGTGGTGCGCTCGTCCGCCGCCGTCGGCCCGTGCTCCCGCGGATCATCGTCCGACGGCCGCCCGTCCGCGGTGAACATGTCGGCCCGTCGCGTCTTCGCCATCCCCGCATCATCGACACCCACGACCTGACCCACAAACCATTTCCGCGGGTACGGGTCGTGCGCCCCCGCCCGCGGGCCGCTGCCGCGGCACCTGCCCGGAACCAACGGCGCCGGCTTCCGCTCGACGCTGTCCGAGCTATGGCGGAAATAATGCGAAATTTCGGGCTGATGCTTCCGGTCTCCGGGCAGGGCTCGCGGCTTCCGATGCCGAATGGGCAACGGAGTCGGGAGCATGCGGGCTGGGCCGCGCCGGGGGCGGGAAGATCGGGGTCCGGGGTCGTCCCCGGGGTCGGCTCAGTGCCGGCGGGAGCATGCGGGGCTGGGCCGCGCCGGGGGCGGGAAGATCAAGCTCTTGATCTGCTCTTTCGCATGCGCTGATGGGTTCATGATATCGACTTGCATCTATGTTTATGGCACCCTGTGGAGATCGCGGTGGGTAACCGATCTGATGCTAAGGAGAAATGATGTTCGAGCGACTGTCCGTGCCCGTTACCATTTTGTTTCGGGTCGTCGTCGGGCTGATCTTCGCGGTGCACGGCTCCGCGACCGTGCTGGGGCTGTTCGGCGGCAGCCGCGGGACCGGTGCGGCGATCGCGGCCGGCACCTGGCCGGGCTGGTATGCCGGGCTGATTCAGCTGATCGCCGGCACGCTGGTCGTCGTCGGCCTCGGCACCCGCGTCGCCGCGCTGCTCTGCTCCGGCTCGATGGCCTACGCCTACTTCGTGGTGCACCAGCCGGACGCGCTCGCGCCGGTGGCGAACGGTGGCGAGTCGGCCGCGCTGTTCTGCTGGGCGTTCCTGCTCATCGCGGTGCTCGGCCCGGGCCCGTTCTCGCTCGACGCGCTGCTCGCCCGCCGGGGTCAGGCCGCCGCACCGGCACTGCAACCTGCCGCCTGACTGATCAGTTAGTCACGGAAAGACCCCGCGAGCCCTGGAGAAGCGGATGAAGCGTTCCCGGACGGCCGGTGCGATCGTCGCGGCCCTCGCCCTGTCCCTGATCGTGGCGCCCGCCACCGCCGTCCGGGCCGCGCCCGCCGATCCGTTCCACGTTCCTCGACCCGCAGCGCTGGGAGAACCCGGACACGATGACGTGGGGCGACTACGTCCCCATCCCGGGCGCGGACTGGCCGGCGACCGGCTCGGAGCGCAACTTCCGGATCGCGCTGGTCACGCTGGACTATCCGGACCAGCCGTTCGTGGTCACCCAGGCGCCGCACTCCACGGTCTTCGGCAACCCGCAGCCGAGCGCGTCCGGCATCGCCCGCGCGGACGTGCCCGCGTTCTACCGTGACTTCCTGAACACGCCCGGGACGCTCAACCACGGGCACACGCTGCACGAGTACTGGATGGAGGACTCGTACGGCCGGTACGGCGTCGACCTGACCGCGTTCGGTGTGTACGAGATGCCGCACCCGGCCCACCAGTACGGGATCACGAACGACATGAACCCGGGCGCGTGCCCGGACGGCGAGACCTGCGACCGGAACCTGCGCACGGACGGGCTCGGCGCGTGGCGCGCGGACGTGGGCTCCGTCGCCGACGACTTCGAGCTGGTGTTCATCCTCTCCGCCGGTCAGGACGAGTCGTCCACGTGGCAGGAGTTCGGCCAGATGCGGTTCCCCGGGCCGGAGGCGGTCACCGAGGACTTCGGCCCGCCCGGCCCCGCGCTACCGAACTCGGCCGCGACCCGCTACGTGCCGTGGACGTCCTGGGCGTCGGCCGCCACGATCTGGCCGAACGCGGGCGGCGGATCGTCGACCCAGGCGGAGAGCTCGGGACAGGCCGTCTACGCCCACGAGCTGAGCCACCTGCTGAACATCGGCGACAACTACAACAATCCATACGGTACGCCGCTGCGCCGTTCCTACACGGGACCGTGGAGCATGATGTCGCGCGGCTCGTTCAACGGGCCGGGCGGTCCGCACACGCGCTGGCAGATCCCCCCGGTCAACGGCGGCTCGATGGGCTCGCTGCACACGATCCGCGACAAGCTGAAGATCGAGTTGATCGGCGAGGACCAGGTGCTCCGGCTGTCCCGCGAGGAGCTGGCCCTCTCCGGTCTCGTCGTGGCGCGGGTGACGGCCCGCGCCGTGGCCACGCCGGGACTGAACGGCCTCACCATCGCGCTGGACGATGATCGGTCGCCGGCCTGCTCCGTGACCGTGGACCTCTCCTGCGACGGCGGCGGCTACGACAACTACACGGTCGAGGTGGTCGACCGGATGGGCGCGGACTCGTTCACGCCCGACCACGGCGTGCTGATCAGCAAGACCAAGGACCAGGACCGGGCGCCGTTCCAGTGGGTGGTCGACGCGCACCCGGCCGACATCGGCATGGTCGACTTCATCCGCCCGGACGGCACCCCGCAGATGATCACGATGGGTGACTACCGGCAGCTGTCCGACGCCCTCTTCCACGCGGGTACGCGGTCCGGCAGCTCCTACGAGTACGTCGACGAAGCCAACCGGCTGCACTTCTACGTGCTCGACATCGCGCGGACGGCCGGGCGGGTCTTGTCGTACACGGTGGCGGTCCGCTCGCTCGACGGCCCCGGCGCGTCCACGCACGGCGCCACGCTGTCCCCCGGCCGGCAGACCACGCCCGCCACGTGCGGTTTCACCCTGACCAGCACCGGGCGGTACGTGCCGGGCGGCACCCATCCCGAGGACGCCTCCGCGTATCTGGGCTCCGACGTCTACCGGCTCTCCGCCTCCGTCGACGGCCGCGGCTGGCGCGCCGAACTGCCGAACGCCGTCACGGCCGCCCGCTCCGGCGCCCCGGCCACCGTGACGGTCGCGGTCGACGCGGCGCGCGGCGCCGCCCGTACCGCCGAGGTGGTTCTGACCGCCACCTCCGAGAGCGACCCGGACGTGACCGTCACCCAGCGCTGCCGCGTACGACGGTGAGCCGGAGGCCGGGTGGCAGCACCTCCTGCTGCCGGCGGGGAGCGCGGTCGGCGCTCAGTCGTCCAGGGTGCGGACCTCGACGTCGTTGAAGTAGGCGCCGTACGGTGGGTTGTCGTCGCCGGGGGCGCTTATCATGCCGATCGCGGCGGCGGCGCCCTCGGTGATGTCGTCCTCCGGCATGTCGGCCTCGCCGATCAGGATGTCGTCGTGGCCGAAGCGGACCGTGCCGTCCTCGACCGCGACCTGCAGCCGCAGCGGCTCGTTCAGCGGCAGCGGCTCGTCCAGCGGGAACTCGCGGATCGCGTAGCCGGTGCCGTCCTCGCGGTCGACCTCGAACCGGAACGCGGTCTCGCAGGCGGTCAGCCGGTAGCTGCGCGGGACCTCCCAGAACAGCCAGATGCCGAGGCAGGATCCGGGCTTCTCGATCGTGCCGGTGACCGCGATCGTGTGGTCGCCCTCGACGGTCTTCTCCGGTCCGGCGCAGATGTACGACCCGGGCGTCACCCGCTGCACGCGCAGCGCGCCGTCCCGCACGTCGCAGTTCGAGTCCTCCTCGTCCACGATGTACGTGCCGTTCCACTGCCCGGCGCTGGTCAGCGCGTCCGCGATGAGCGGCTTGCCCTTCGGCAGTGTGAACGGGGGTACGGCGTCGAACGTGGCCGGGGCCTCGGCGAGGTCGTCCCCGGCGCCGCTGAACGCGCCGTTGGAGTGCGCGGCGAGCAGGCCGCCACCGGCGACGCAGGCCAGCAGCAGGACGGCGACGAGCACACCGGCGAGGACCCGGCCACCCCGGTTCTTGCGCGGTGCGGGGCCGGCGGGCGGGGGAGTACCCCAGGACATCGCTTCCGCGCCGTGCCCGAGCGGCGCGCCGTGACCGAGCGGCGTGCCGGGGGACTGCGGCGATCCCGGTGATGGTGGCCAGGGGCCGGCCGGGGGCGCGGTGCCGGGGCCGGTCCGCAGGTGCAGCGTGCGGTCCTCCGCGTCGGACGGGTGTCCCGGCACCGCGTCGAACGGCGGTGGGGGGCCCGGCGCGAACGGTGCGCCGGAGACGGGACGGAACGGCGGCGGCGAGCCCGGCGCGAAGGCCTGGCCGGCGGCCGGATCGTAGGCCTGTCCGGTGGCGGGGTTGAACGGCGGCCCCGATGCCGGGTCATACGGCGGCCCGGAGGTCGGGCTGTATGGTGGCGCCGAGGTCGGGCCGTAGGGCTGCCCGGTCGCCGGGTCGAACGGCGGTCCCGACGCGGGCCCGTAAGGCGGTCCCGACGCGGGAGGGTAAGGCGGTCCCGAGGCCGGGCCGAACGCCGGGCCGGCCGGTGCCGCCGAGAGCGGTGCGAAGACCGGCGGCGGGCCGGCCGGCCCGAACGCGGACTCCGGTGGCGTCTCCGTCGGCAGCGTGAAGACCGGCGGTGACACCGGCCCCGGCGTGGCCTGCACCTCGATCGCCGCGGTGCGCAGCGCCGGCATCTCGTCCAGCGCCTCCACCGGCTGCGGCGTCCGGGCCGGCCCGCCGCGCAGCAGCAGGTCCAACAGTTCCCGCGCGGTCGGCCGCTCCCGCGGATCCCGGCGCAGTGACCGCTGCACCAGCTGCCGCAGCGGCCCGTCGAGAGCGCCCAGCTCCGGCTCCTGGGTCAGGATCCGCCCGAACGTGGCCAGCGGCGAGTCCGCGTGGAACGGCGCCCGCCCGGTCCCGGCGAACGTGACCACGCACCCCCAGGCGAACACGTCCGCGGCCGGCCCGGTCTGCCCGCCGGACTCGTCGAACCGTTCCGGCGCCATGTAGTTCGCGGTGCCGACGATCTGCCCGGTGCGGGTGTGCTGCGTGGTCGACTCCCAGGCCCGCGCGATACCGAAGTCGATCACCTTGGGTGTGCCCGGCGCGAGCAGCACGTTGTGCGGCTTCAGGTCACGGTGGATCACGCCGGCCTCGTGGATCGCGGTCAGCGCGGTCGCCACCCCGATCGCCACGGCGTGCAGGTTCGACGTGCTCAGCGGCCCGCGCTGGGCCACCTCGGCCGCGAGCGTCGGCCCGTCCACGAACTCGGTGACGAGATAGGGCCGGGTCGCGTCCGGATCCGCGTCGAGCACCTCGGCCGTGCAGAACGGCGGCACCTGCCGGACCCGCGCCACCTCGGACCGGAACCGGTTGCGGAACTCGTCGTCCGTCGCCATCTCCGCGTGCACGACCTTGATCGCGACCGGCCGCCCACCACCGTCGTTCGCCAGGAAGACGACGCCCATGCCCCCGGCCCCGAGCCGCGCGA
Coding sequences within it:
- a CDS encoding SRPBCC family protein; this encodes MRSIYVEAMIAAPLEEVWAATQDPVRHCRWDARFGRIDPIPGTAPAEFRYATAVLPGVEVGGYGVHAGQRDRPDGTRTSALRFGSADWRSPIADGRGYWRYVPVEGGVRFLTGYTYTPRWGPLGLIFDLAFRPVFGWATAWSFDRLRLWLERGVPPERALRNAWLEVIVRTAVVALAAVLGAHPVIIALTALAVILLPPGRDTPAARRTLRRPSDRRAATAPALLETL
- a CDS encoding DUF4166 domain-containing protein, translating into MTAIFERALGADFARLHPRMRERFGAARGCVGTGVMDRIWRGPAFVTPFLHLGTARHVLFPETGTEIPFTVENYVYTDSFGRPTLTFVRTFEVAAARRRRFDATMVFSEKRQVLVDYLGTHQHIAVDLHLTVDESGGLHVRSGLQRFRGGVRCPRLISGEARLHEWYDEDAGRFRIEVNVENRRFGPIFGYSGSFTTRYVDDDAPVPAAVRPLRENPRE
- a CDS encoding SAM-dependent methyltransferase, whose protein sequence is MERRGEDLRTDRAHGARIYDYILGGEDNFPVDREAGENSLRIWPALRPHMRANRDFMHRVARYLAAECGIRQFLDIGTGLPTSPNLHEIVQEIDPTAQVVYTDNDPLVLAHARSLTLEGRTAYIDADMRDPRSILDAPEFRATLDLDQPVGLLLIAIVHFIEDDAEALRVVRQVLDVLPSGSYLAMSIATDEFDPVPLAEVQREYNRLGEKLIFRDRPAALRFFDGLELCEPGLVQVHRWRPDGSGDRNIQDRDIAMYGAVARKP
- a CDS encoding MBL fold metallo-hydrolase, with the translated sequence MRLSVLGACGAWPRAGDACSGFLVEQDGFRLLLDAGYATLPRLLERISAEEVDAAFISHGHPDHCADLNPLLRARALGGHDPAPLPVFAPPGALDAVLALDRPGMLDDAYVLHELEPGACFEIGPFRAETRLLPHWVPNAGVRLSAAGRTLAYTGDSGPSEEIAALARDADVLLAEASYVDDVPEDSRHHLSSARTAARQAARAGVARLLLTHLMPGTSPTAALAAASTEFTGPVDLAAAGLTLDLR
- a CDS encoding mycothiol transferase, with the protein product MAKTRRADMFTADGRPSDDDPREHGPTAADERTTLAESLRVARLTVEMKCAGLDAAAMARRSVEPSTMSLLGLIRHLADVERATFRVLLAGEDAPRLFGTDDDRDGDFDGAVADPAVVAEAWAAWRAEVAFAEEFVARAPSLDVTADDPDNRHGSGGGSLSLRDVLIGMIYEYARHAGHADLLRERIDGRIGQ
- a CDS encoding DoxX family protein — encoded protein: MMFERLSVPVTILFRVVVGLIFAVHGSATVLGLFGGSRGTGAAIAAGTWPGWYAGLIQLIAGTLVVVGLGTRVAALLCSGSMAYAYFVVHQPDALAPVANGGESAALFCWAFLLIAVLGPGPFSLDALLARRGQAAAPALQPAA
- a CDS encoding M6 family metalloprotease domain-containing protein is translated as MTWGDYVPIPGADWPATGSERNFRIALVTLDYPDQPFVVTQAPHSTVFGNPQPSASGIARADVPAFYRDFLNTPGTLNHGHTLHEYWMEDSYGRYGVDLTAFGVYEMPHPAHQYGITNDMNPGACPDGETCDRNLRTDGLGAWRADVGSVADDFELVFILSAGQDESSTWQEFGQMRFPGPEAVTEDFGPPGPALPNSAATRYVPWTSWASAATIWPNAGGGSSTQAESSGQAVYAHELSHLLNIGDNYNNPYGTPLRRSYTGPWSMMSRGSFNGPGGPHTRWQIPPVNGGSMGSLHTIRDKLKIELIGEDQVLRLSREELALSGLVVARVTARAVATPGLNGLTIALDDDRSPACSVTVDLSCDGGGYDNYTVEVVDRMGADSFTPDHGVLISKTKDQDRAPFQWVVDAHPADIGMVDFIRPDGTPQMITMGDYRQLSDALFHAGTRSGSSYEYVDEANRLHFYVLDIARTAGRVLSYTVAVRSLDGPGASTHGATLSPGRQTTPATCGFTLTSTGRYVPGGTHPEDASAYLGSDVYRLSASVDGRGWRAELPNAVTAARSGAPATVTVAVDAARGAARTAEVVLTATSESDPDVTVTQRCRVRR
- a CDS encoding serine/threonine protein kinase, which produces MIERGAPLRPGDPERIGPYQVLARLGAGGMGVVFLANDGGGRPVAIKVVHAEMATDDEFRNRFRSEVARVRQVPPFCTAEVLDADPDATRPYLVTEFVDGPTLAAEVAQRGPLSTSNLHAVAIGVATALTAIHEAGVIHRDLKPHNVLLAPGTPKVIDFGIARAWESTTQHTRTGQIVGTANYMAPERFDESGGQTGPAADVFAWGCVVTFAGTGRAPFHADSPLATFGRILTQEPELGALDGPLRQLVQRSLRRDPRERPTARELLDLLLRGGPARTPQPVEALDEMPALRTAAIEVQATPGPVSPPVFTLPTETPPESAFGPAGPPPVFAPLSAAPAGPAFGPASGPPYPPASGPPYGPASGPPFDPATGQPYGPTSAPPYSPTSGPPYDPASGPPFNPATGQAYDPAAGQAFAPGSPPPFRPVSGAPFAPGPPPPFDAVPGHPSDAEDRTLHLRTGPGTAPPAGPWPPSPGSPQSPGTPLGHGAPLGHGAEAMSWGTPPPAGPAPRKNRGGRVLAGVLVAVLLLACVAGGGLLAAHSNGAFSGAGDDLAEAPATFDAVPPFTLPKGKPLIADALTSAGQWNGTYIVDEEDSNCDVRDGALRVQRVTPGSYICAGPEKTVEGDHTIAVTGTIEKPGSCLGIWLFWEVPRSYRLTACETAFRFEVDREDGTGYAIREFPLDEPLPLNEPLRLQVAVEDGTVRFGHDDILIGEADMPEDDITEGAAAAIGMISAPGDDNPPYGAYFNDVEVRTLDD